One window of the Rosa rugosa chromosome 3, drRosRugo1.1, whole genome shotgun sequence genome contains the following:
- the LOC133739541 gene encoding 26S proteasome regulatory subunit 10B homolog A, which produces MTSTETEDALRRRTAITDYRKRLLQHKELDSRVRAVRENLRGAKKEFGKTEDDLKSLQSVGQIIGEVLRPLDNERLIVKASSGPRYVVGCRSKVDKEKLTAGTRVVLDMTTLTIMRALPREVDPVVYNMLHEDPGNVSYSAVGGLGDQIRELRESIELPLMNPELFLRVGIKPPKGVLLYGPPGTGKTLLARAIASNIDANFLKVVSSAIIDKYIGESARLIREMFGYARDHQPCIIFMDEIDAIGGRRFSEGTSADREIQRTLMELLNQLDGFDQLGKVKMIMATNRPDVLDPALLRPGRLDRKIEIPLPNEQSRMEILKIHAAGIAKHGEIDYEAVVKLAEGFNGADLRNVCTEAGMSAIRAERDYVIHEDFMKAVRKLNEAKKLESSAHYNADFGKE; this is translated from the exons ATGACGTCGACCGAGACAGAGGACGCCCTACGACGTCGCACCGCCATCACCGATTACCGGAAGAGGCTGCTCCAGCACAAGGAGCTCGACTCCCGAGTCCGCGCAG TGCGGGAAAACTTGCGAGGAGCTAAGAAGGAGTTTGGGAAAACTGAAGATGATTTGAAGTCGCTTCAAAGTGTTGGTCAGATTATAGGGGAAGTTCTGAGACCTCTCGATAATGAACGCT TGATAGTGAAGGCGAGTAGTGGCCCTAGGTATGTGGTTGGCTGTCGCAGTAAAGTGGACAAAGAAAAACTAACAGCGGGCACTCGGGTTGTTTTGGATATGACTACTCTGACTATCATGAGGGCTCTTCCAAGAGAG GTTGATCCAGTAGTGTATAATATGCTTCATGAAGATCCTGGTAATGTTAGCTACTCCGCTGTGGGAGGGCTAGGAGACCAGATCCGGGAGCTTAGGGAATCTATAGAGCTGCCTCTAATGAACCCTGAGCTCTTCCTTAGAGTGGGCATCAAACCACCCAAG GGTGTTCTTCTCTATGGACCTCCGGGAACAGGGAAGACATTGCTAGCCAGAGCAATTGCGAGCAACATAGATGCCAACTTTCTAAAG GTTGTATCAAGCGCCATTATTGATAAGTACATTGGTGAAAGTGCAAGATTGATTAGGGAAATGTTTGGTTATGCTCGTGATCACCAG CCCTGTATCATTTTTATGGACGAGATCGATGCCATCGGTGGACGGCGTTTTAGCGAAGGGACCAGTGCAGACCGTGAAATCCAGCGAACACTCATGGAGTTGCTTAACCAGTTAGATGGATTTGATCAACTTGGGAAG GTGAAAATGATAATGGCAACAAATAGACCTGATGTTTTAGATCCTGCACTTCTCCGACCTGGGAGACTAGACCGGAAAATCGAGATTCCATTGCCTAATGAACAGTCAAGAATGGAAATTCTTAAAATTCATGCTGCTGGAATAGCTAAACATGGGGAAATTGATTATGAGGCAGTTGTGAAGCTTGCTGAG GGCTTTAATGGAGCAGATCTGCGGAATGTCTGCACTGAAGCTGGGATGTCTGCGATCCGTGCTGAACGCGATTATGTCATTCATGAAGACTTCATGAAG GCTGTAAGAAAATTGAACGAAGCCAAGAAGCTGGAATCAAGTGCACACTATAATGCTGATTTTGGAAAGGAATGA